In Piliocolobus tephrosceles isolate RC106 unplaced genomic scaffold, ASM277652v3 unscaffolded_33016, whole genome shotgun sequence, the genomic stretch gcactttgggaggctgaggcaggtggatcacctgaggtcgggagtttgagaccagcctgaccaacatggagaaactccatctctactaaaaatacaaaattagccaggtgtggtggcacatgcctgtaatcccggctactcgggaggctgaggcaggagaatcgcttgaacctgtgaggcggaggttgcagtgagccgagatcacaccattgcactccagcctgggcaatgagagtgaaactgtctcaaaaaaaaacaaaaaaagaaaagaaaatatacacttgtatttatgtaatttttaaatgaaaaaatacatgcttctttaaaatagaaaaaaaaaaaacttacacacCAGTGTTTCGAGTAGACAGGGAACACATTCTGCTCCCCAGTCCCACTCAGCTCTCAGAAGGATCCATCTACCTTTAACAGTTTAGAATAGATCCTATTAAACTTTCCCTACATTatttacaacatatatatatgcaacaagatatatgtgtgtgcacacacatacatacatattttactaCAGAAGTgattacatgtatatacatgtgtgttcATATACACACATGAACATAAGCCTATTGTTTCCAAAATGAAATGGATATAATAGCATAAGTTACATACAGTAGAGTAACAGGTAAACTATAtcatatcaaataaaataaatattattcagctatttCAAACAATGGAGATGTGGATTCAAATTTGAGTACAAGTATTGGGATGGGAATGATCTCTGCCATGTGCTTTCTAAATTCTATGACAATACATTGTATGGTAGCAATAAAACCTCTTTCATGGATACTAAATAGgtctgaaaaagtaaaaaataaaataaaaattttaaaaacctcctttaaaaaataaaaatcaaatgagagaatgttttctgaaagaaaaatactatgaAGTGCTTAACAAATATAAGGCTTCACTATTGCTAGCATACATAAAAACAATACGATGGGCTCACATTTCACATAGCATCACTTACCGATCCCACTGTCATCTAACCGCATGTAGCCTTCCGCCAGTGAGCTGAAACCAGTTAATCCTCCCATGGCTGCATAAGGAACATCCTGTCCCACTGGTTTTCCCTGAGCCAATCTTTCTTGCTTAGTTTCCACTACTGTGTCATGGGCATATGCAGGCTGACCACAAGCACAAGTGAAGCAGCTATGGAATCCTGAACACTTGGAACCTGAATCAAGATGTAAAGGGAGTTAAATTCTCAAAGGTCCTATGTTGTCTACCCTAAAGACACTTAGCCTGGCAAAAGCCAGCTGAATCTAGATCCTCTGGCCCCTGTAACTCTTACCTCCAGCCACTGAACTCCTTCCTAGCCACTGTTCTTACTTCTAAAACATGCTAAAGTAGTAACCGGatataacacagaaaaaaaaaaaaaactgcaaaacacaagactaaaagaaattgaagagccAGGTAATGCAAGCCCTCTCCTCAAAAACGGAATTATAAGCAGGCATGGCAGGGACAGCCCAGTGGCCAGGACCAGGTGAAGAGATAATGTAGAAATCTTCCTACAGATCAACTCCCCATAAAAGCCAAATTGGAAGGCCAACCTGTAGACACAGAAAGGGTGTAGTGGAATCTTGTTcagcaataaaatggaaagaagtatTGATATAggttactgtttggacgaacggaggcaggatggtgcacttccgggttcttcttcaccaccaactcttcccatgtgtgcgagaatgcagctgacgcccgggaaggtgcagattaatcaggcatgcaccaggtgatgtcaatccaaggagaccaagatttacctggtggcacctgcggagcggcctccctcccccgacatgcccgtgcccgcctattgcccttccactcctagaaaagtcgctcccagcagatgcgccgggggcgggctttctcagcccccactcttgtcgggactgtattagaaactccaccccccgcccagctccggtccctgaagctagatgaccaaagaataaatttgcagttttgcttttagccttgcctactcgctggttcttttgtgcccactctggtggtcttagaaaaacaaatcagttacaTGGCTGAATcatgaaaacatcatgctaaatgaaagaagtcagtcacaaaagaccacatattctatgattctatttatataaaatgtccagaataggcaaatccagaaacagaaagtagattatgggttgcctagggctggggagAGAGCAAGTAAGGAATGACTCCTAGTGAATAcggagtttctttttggggtgagaAAAATGTTCTGAAGTGTATTGTGCTGGTGGTTACACAACATTCATGCTGATTATAAAAAATCATGAAGCTGCACATTTTAAATAGGTTAATTGTATGACATGTGAATTACGTCTTAACAAAGTTGTTGTATGAAACAATCAAGCCATATTGTAATGGAGGCCAGAATATACCATTAACAAAATCTTTACCTACTCACACCTCTGACAAACATATATGGgaacagccaggtgcagtggctcacgcctggaatcccagcactttggaaggccgaggtaaggagatcacttgaggtcaggggtttgagaacagcctggccaacatggtaaaaccctgtctctcctaaaaacacaaaaattagccaggtgtggtggcgggtgcctataatctcagctacttgggaggctgaggcaggagaatcacttgaaccctggaggcagaggttgcagtgagccgagatcacaccactgcactccagcctgggtgacaagagcaaaactctgttaaaaaattattattattattttttatatatatatatatatatatatatatgaaccaaGGCATACAAATAAATCCGTTTTCTCCAACTACTTCCATATTCAGCCAATGAAACATTTATTCCTGCCactgtcattaaaaatattttattacatacttCATCATAAGATTTCAACTCAAACTACTATAAAAACAACTGGATTGACTATCTCCTGAAGGAAACTAATGGACTAGCACTCTACCTAGTTCAATGGATGATCCAGTGTAAGGGCAAAAGGGGTAGAGGTTGGAATTTGGGTACAGGTATTAAGGTAAGGGTGCTACTGCAAACAAAGTATTAAAATGATCATGCTATGTTAATCTATCAGCAAGCCATAAAAAATTTTTgacttataaaatgcttttttaaaatctatgaatAGAATTTAGTTGATTCAACTCCCGTATTCGAAAATTTGAATCAGACCACAtctggtaattctttttttttttttttttttttttgagacggagtctcgctctgtcgcccaggctggagtgcagtggccggatctcagctcgctgcaagctccgcctcccggctttacgccattctcctgcctcagcctcccaagtagctgtgactacaggcgcccgccacctcgtccaactagttttttgtattttttaatagagacggagtttcaccggattagccaggatggtctcgatttcctgaactcttgatctgcccgtctcggcctcccaaagtgctgggattacaggcttgagccaccgcgcccggcccccacaTCTGGTAGTTCTTTAAAATCCATTACTATTACTTAAATTATCTGGACTACATGAAATGAGGGTTTATGATTATCAAGCGTACCATTAACTCTGAATCCTTCCACAAAAATGAAATCTTAGAGTATCTATCCATTGAATTTTCCTTAGTTGTTTCATATTAACGCTATAACTGAATATTAACTCCACAACTAATACAATTGAATATTAACTCTACAACCAGTACAAAGGCACGTTAAATATTCAAGGAAGACGTATAAACATTCTGAGTTTAtgtgtttataattatataactcacaTATATTGCATGTAAAGCCAGGCGCAGCACTGTGCTGATCAGCAAAGTGTTTGCACCTGCAGCGAATGGGCTGGCTGCCATTCAAGGGGACATAAAGGTAAGCCCTGCACTGGCAGCCAGTCACTCGGCAGGGCAGATCAATGGGGCGCTGCTGAGGAATCGTTTCCAAGTCAGTTTTATGTTGTTTATAcctaaaaaaggagagagagagagaaatctgaaCACAATACAGGTATTATCAAAAATTACAATTTCTATTATATTAAAGGcagatatgattttttaaattattattgttttattattcttcatAGTAAGGTGAAAATAAACTCTCCTACATATAGCACTTGTATCAGCTATGTTGCTTTGGTCAGAGGAAATCTTCACTTTtaggtttctatttttagttatttaagaagCTGTTTCACAGCAATACaaagaataattatataatttccttAAAACACTTACCCCTACAGATTTCTTAATATGAAGCACAACCTAAGAGTATGAAAAAGttcaggttgggtgcagtggctcacgcctgtaatcccagcactttggggggctgagttgggcggatcacctgagatcaggagttcgagaccagctggaccaacatagagaaaccccatctctactaaaaatacaaaactagctggccattatggcacatgcctgtaaccccagctactcaggaggctgaggcaggagaattgcttgaacccaggaggcagaggttgcggtgagccgagatcgcgccattgcactccagcctgggcaacaagagcgaaactccgtctcaaaaaaaaaaaaaagaaaagaaaaagttctttatGAATGTTATTTTCATCAAAGTGCATTActtaaatttatttccatatgtttgctacttaaaatagaaatacattcaATAAACGTGTAttgatgtaatttattttaatataacttttgacttcaaaataaattatcaatatttttgaAAGCCAAAGCTCCTTCTTACAGTACTGtgattttcttaaataagaccACTCACTTTCTTCTCATAGGTGATATTCAGTAAAATAATACTAAATTTATTATTCTCAATATTAATCaaagaaatccaaattaaaatgagataccattttaacTTAGCAAAAAGAgtcaaagttttttaaaactatatgtaATACACAATGTTATCAAGACTGTTACGAAAGGGCCAGGtgctggtggcacatgcctgtaatcccagcactttgggaggccaaggcaggtggatcgcttgagctcaggagtttgagaccaaccaggacaacatgatgaaaccccatctctactaaaaatacaaaaattagccaggcatggtggtgcatgcctctagtcccagctactagagaggctgaggcaggagaatcccttgaacccaggaggcagaggttgcagtgagctgagattgcgtcactgtactccagcctgggcaacagagcgaggttctgtctcaaaaaagagtgtTACAAAAGAACAAATGCTATTTAATAATGTTTCAAGAAACGTTAAAAGGTCCATTCTTTGAAccagaaatttcatttttggaaaatataccctaagaaaataattccatttatagaaaaagCTTTATGCATACCAATAATATTAGCAATAGTACTTACATCAGCTACAtgatacacacacccacacaacaTAAAAGAACCAGTAAGTAAATTACTAGACAACAGGTTTTCAAATCTTTTAGCGGCGAAACCCCTTTGTCAAATAACATCTTTTATAGAACgagaatacataaaacaaattcaGAATTGGTTAGAGCAAGAGGAAGAACAGAATAGAGTTTCCCCTTCTCCTAATCTGCCCTTCCACCTGGCACACCCCCAAGGCTCTCTCACAGCTCCGGAGAACACAGATAAACACCACTGGACTTGCTGGACTAGCTGGCAGGTatttaaaatcttgtttttgGCCAGCACATAACAACGTGGAAACATATTTCTATGATTTCTGTCATTAAAAAGTGGCTCAGTATTTTATGCAAACACATAATTAACAACAGTTAAATGAACCATGTAAAGAAAaagtcaggccgggcacagtggctcacgcctgtaatcccagcactttgggaggccaaggcaggggaggCAGcctcaggatcacctgaggctaggagttcgagaccagcctaaccaacatggagaaaccccatctctgctaataatacaaaattagctgggaatggtggtgcatgcctatagtcccagctactcgggaggctgaggcaggagaatcacttgaacccacgaggtagaggttgtcgtgagccaagatcatgccattgcactccagcctgggcaacaagagtgaaactctgtctcaaaaaaaagaaaaaagaaaaaaaagaaaaagtcatacagatatttaaaaaaaaaaaaaaaaaaaaaaactagcagctGGCTTTGGGTAGTGAGCTGCTTCTATATAttgtatatagaatatattctATGTTTCTATATATCCCCCATTTTCCTTAATAATCATATATCACTTTGGGGGAAAAGTTTGGAAGAAATCTCACTGAGTGGATCAGTACTAAATACAATAACTTCTCCATCAAAGTTGAGTTGggtcagctgagcatggtggcacacacgtgtaaTCTGAGTACTTTGGAAAGCCCaaggtagacagatcacttgagcccaggagtctgggtAACAAAGCCAAAccacttctctacaaaaaaatacaaaaattagctggatgtggtggcacacgccaaGAAAAACAGTATAAGAACTATACAAAAACACAGTGTCtctggccccagctacttgggaggctgaggtcaaaggatcgctagagcccaggaggtcgaggctgcaatgagccaagatcatgccactgtactccaacctgagtgacagagtaaaaccctgtctcaaaaaaaaaaaaaaaagttgagttgGATCAATTCTGACATTCACGTCCATGCTGTATAAGTTATACAGAGATTAGAAAGTGGCACTAAATTTGtgtaagaataaattataaaactatcaCAAACTTACCAAACCCCTCTTTAATTCTGAAAGATAACAACACATCTCTTATCCTCCATTCCTCCTCAGTGTTTTTAGTTGGGGTTGCTAAATAAATTCATAGTCAATCTGTATACAACATTACTCATTCTAGCAACTGCCTAACAAATTCTGGCAAACTGCAACTCTAAATAGCAACTATACAAAGAGTCTCTGTGAAAGAGCCCCAGAAATTGCTATCAGAATAGGGTGGTTCCTCTTGGAACCGAAAGTTAAAGTTGCTGCCTGAAAACATGGAATAGGTTCAGAGACTTTTCTGTGAAGCAGCTTAGATATTTTGAACTTTACAACTGTAAGACAGTAGCAAAATTTAAAGTAGAGCACACACACAGCAAAACGCAAAGTTCAGATATAGACAACTCAAGTCAAAAACTGGAGCCTCACTTACTTCCTTTCCTTTAGGCACTTTTCTTGGAACATGACCATTTGTAATGCAAAGCAGTGTGCttgtttgtttaaagaaaggTATCAACATGGCAGATCCTTAAGGTATAAAAGGCGATTAGCAAATTTGAGGAGAAATGTTTATACTTATAGATGGACAGCATGATCAGTGTGGGCCAATTCAAGCAATGCTTAAAGTAGTTCCTCAGTCTGATGACCCATTCTCTACCTTCTCCAGTGATGTGAGATGTATGTAGACTCTGCTCCCCAAACTGAAAGACCCCTGGCAAAGCCACAGGACCACCAAACATTTTTACCAATGGCAAGAGAACTGCTTAAGGTGGTAAGACTCCATGATAAGCGCCAATAGGATATGatggaaaaattttaattatagctttaaaaacctttagataatttttgtggggtttgttttatttttttgttttattttgttttgttttgagacagagcctcacacttgtcgcccaggctggtgtacagtggcatttcggctcactgcaacctcacctcccaggttcaagcgattctcctgcctcagcctcccaagtagctaggattacaggcgcatgccaccacactcagctaattttttgtattttcagtagacacagggtttcactatgttggccagactggtcttgaactcctgacctcgtgatccgctcacctcggcctcccaaagcgctggaattacaggtatgagccactgcgcccggccaatttttgttttttaagagacaaggtttcactctctGTCACGCAGGATGGAATGCAgttgcacaatcacagctcactgcagactagaactcctgggctcaagcagtccttctgcctcggcctcccaaagttctgggataacagatgtgagccaccatccccagctgaaAATTTCTACTCTACTACATAAAGGACAATTGTTAAATGTTTCTCAATCATCACAATTTGTAGAAGTAAGATATgcttagctttttattttctaattatcaaAAAACTTTGCAATAAAGTATCTTACCTATGTGTACAAAAGCACAGTGTCTCTGGGCCCACAAGTTTACAATCCATCCCTGTTGGTGACCGCCAGCTCACAAATAATCTGTTTTGTAAGCGCAGaggtaaaacttttcttttgtattcttcatATTCTTCAGGAGTAAAAAGTTTCCCTCCATCATCCTCACCAACAattctacaataaaaatatatatttctcttaAACTTTGAGTATTTATTTTCCGGGTGAGCTATGACCAGGCCActgcaaatattaaataaatttttaagcttttattttgtaAATCTGTCTTTTCTTACAGATGTGGCAGGCCATGTCTCCATAACACCTGTTACTGCACTAACTGAGTGGTGAAGTTAAATACTAAACGCTGATAGAACCAGTgtccttatacaaaggctggaaaGTAACAAGAGCCCACAAAGAGTTTTgcccaggcctttcctgggccttgcagcatgacaagataatgaaggaattcttaaagGACCCATTTAGGactaaacaagttttattgggggtctgaagaaactccccagacctccacaaacaagtttattgggggtctgaaggaactccccaacCCTCCATGATTTAGCACGAGACAAGACAAgagtaatcaccccagcacctggagccatttagattaagtaaattactgaggctccagaggaaggtcttcaggactcagatctTAGTTATAGATTAGAAGTTCATCATTTATGTCTTTAGATAAATGCACACTTACACATAAACATATAGCTTaaaaggtatataagctctggaaaactttgtaattttgagttggtctgccAATAtcttccaggccttctccctatAACCAGTTACAAAAATAATCTCCCTTCTTTCCCAGTTCGTCTGAATCACATTACTGGGCCACGAGAATAAGCAGCCCAACCCTCGGTTTGATCCAGAAACATAGGTGCCTCAGCCGTGAACCTAGTGATGGGTgagaaaagaaatcttttctcCCTTAACTTCCTATACAAGAGGGTTATTAATAGGAAAAACAATGAATTCATAACGCAACTTTACTGATCCAGGTTTATCAACAGAGGATTACCACATATTCATCTCAGTTTTTCCTTTGATACTGAAGCAAAGATTCTCATTCTTCTCATTAAAGGTAGAGCCTTAACTGCTAAAAATTCTAACATTTTCCTCCTTTGAAAATGTATcccaaaaaagtacaaaaactatcAAAGCAGAAGCCAATATGACTAATTTCCATACCTGTCTCCAAACCCTGGCCAGGGGTTTAAACTAATGTGGAACCTAAATACACACTTGGTTCAGCACAAGCTCAAACCACATTTGTGTGTTAGGTAATCAGGTTTATCATTGTTTAATTTCAGAAGTAAGAACCCAAAATTTTATGGGAAAATATTAAGCCCCTACTATTTCTATGAAACAAAATTAAGAGTTGGCCTCCCTGGAGGAAAAGAAAGCACACCTAAAAGAAGTTTTTCCAAAACTGAAGACATTTCTCCCTGAAAATACTCCCCTTGAAAAGTcacaaaaagtgatatttgtaGAATGCTACATGCTTTTTTGTGCAATACATGCTTTTTTCCATACTTTGAAGCCTTTAGCtgaggtagaaaataaaaaccattgcTCTATGTgcttgccattaaaaaaaaaagaaaaagaaaaaccaatgtaTAAGCTATGAAATAATCAAAACTGTCTTCTTTACACAGACAATCTAGATACATAATAGCGAAGAAAAAAAGGGCATTTATTTCTGAGTTAAATTTTGGGCCATTTCACTTTCTTGTAGCTATCAAGAATACCAACAGGTATTAAGATCTTAAGATAAATACGGATCtttaaaagatcttttaaaaGTAAGATGTCACTGGTATTTAAGTACTAAACCAGTGCAACTCAAATTTTATTGTACTTACAGAATCCCCAGGGGATCTTGTtcaaatgcagattaaaactcacagcgcagtggctcacacctgtaatcccagcactttgggaggctgaagcaggtggatcacttgaggtcaggagttcgagaccagcctggccaatatagcaaaaccccgtctctaccaataataaaaaaattagcggagcgtggtggtgggcgtctataatcccaactactctggaaactgaggcactgagaattgcttgaaccgcggaggcagaggttacagtgagctgagatagtgccactgcactccagactggacagcagag encodes the following:
- the LOC111545069 gene encoding protein FAM221A isoform X1 — protein: MERLTLPPLGAAAVDEYLEYRRIVGEDDGGKLFTPEEYEEYKRKVLPLRLQNRLFVSWRSPTGMDCKLVGPETLCFCTHRYKQHKTDLETIPQQRPIDLPCRVTGCQCRAYLYVPLNGSQPIRCRCKHFADQHSAAPGFTCNICSKCSGFHSCFTCACGQPAYAHDTVVETKQERLAQGKPVGQDVPYAAMGGLTGFSSLAEGYMRLDDSGIGAPSVEFLESPITAVDNPFLKAFQASSSSSPETLTDVGTSSQVSSLRRPEEDDMAFFERRYQERMKMEKAAKWKGKAPLPSATKPS
- the LOC111545069 gene encoding protein FAM221A isoform X2: MERLTLPPLGAAAVDEYLEYRRIVGEDDGGKLFTPEEYEEYKRKVLPLRLQNRLFVSWRSPTGMDCKLVGPETLCFCTHRYKQHKTDLETIPQQRPIDLPCRVTGCQCRAYLYVPLNGSQPIRCRCKHFADQHSAAPGFTCNICSKCSGFHSCFTCACGQPAYAHDTVVETKQERLAQGKPVGQDVPYAAMGGLTGFSSLAEGYMRLDDSGIVGTSSQVSSLRRPEEDDMAFFERRYQERMKMEKAAKWKGKAPLPSATKPS
- the LOC111545069 gene encoding protein FAM221A isoform X3 encodes the protein MERLTLPPLGAAAVDEYLEYRRYKQHKTDLETIPQQRPIDLPCRVTGCQCRAYLYVPLNGSQPIRCRCKHFADQHSAAPGFTCNICSKCSGFHSCFTCACGQPAYAHDTVVETKQERLAQGKPVGQDVPYAAMGGLTGFSSLAEGYMRLDDSGIGAPSVEFLESPITAVDNPFLKAFQASSSSSPETLTDVGTSSQVSSLRRPEEDDMAFFERRYQERMKMEKAAKWKGKAPLPSATKPS
- the LOC111545069 gene encoding protein FAM221A isoform X4; this translates as MERLTLPPLGAAAVDEYLEYRRYKQHKTDLETIPQQRPIDLPCRVTGCQCRAYLYVPLNGSQPIRCRCKHFADQHSAAPGFTCNICSKCSGFHSCFTCACGQPAYAHDTVVETKQERLAQGKPVGQDVPYAAMGGLTGFSSLAEGYMRLDDSGIVGTSSQVSSLRRPEEDDMAFFERRYQERMKMEKAAKWKGKAPLPSATKPS